Part of the Oryzias melastigma strain HK-1 linkage group LG11, ASM292280v2, whole genome shotgun sequence genome, GAAACCAAAGTTAAAGTAgtgtaattatatatataaaagcctatatgaaactaaaatttagttcaacttattttaaaaaaaaaaattttttttgttcacaatattaaatcaatttgaGGTCTATAAGTGAGATGCAAAACagaagcttttgttttcttctgatgcTGATAAACATCACATTACAAACAAGACTGAGCGTCCGTCCTCGTCAAGTTTGTTGCTGATGCAGAACGATCAAAGCTGAAATGTTTGATATGTTTTAATCCAAATAGCTGTCATTAACAATATTGTATTGATGTCATCTTGTACAAATTATGATGCAGAAAAGCATCTGGAGGAGTAGAAATGTTAtatttactttgattattttcttcttttatcacTCTTTAGATTATAAACACACAAGATTTCCTTAATGTTTTCTTCCTGCTCTGTTTTGGTCTCCTAAACAAtgagaaaatgtgaaactttCCCATTCCTTCCTGTTCATTTTAACCAGATTATGGCAGAGTGGACCGACCTATCCGAGGTTCATGTTTGAAAACACTGTCAGTCAGGCGCTGACATCTGAAACTTGATCCTGACACCTTCAAGTGCCTCCCTAACAGAGAAATAACTGCTGCCGTCCACTCCAACGAGAAAGTCCAAAAAAGTTACAGTCAGAGCCGAACGTCCTTCAGAAGGGGATcctcataaaataaaagtcctttaaaaaaaatgggactATTGTGTTCCCTCTAAAAGTGCACAATATGAACCCCTGCACTGAGATTTCCCTCTGCTACAAACACATGATGGCACATAGTAGGCAGACAGCTGTGCTTGTCAAAACAAATGATACTGAAGGCATGACCCGGTCCGGAGCTCCCACACATGGTGTTCTGCCCACTTTTGTGTGAAGAAGTGGACTCCCCAATAGAGACAGTCTGCCTCAAATGTCCAGTTTGGATCAAACAAGTGACTTCTTAATCTTGAGCTGCTGTGTGGATGAGGCGGTCAGAGGGGAGCAGGCACTCCAAACAGTGAGCACATACTTTTCCAGTGTTTACAGTGATTGTATAAATTCAAGAGCAAGCGGCAAATCAGCACTTTTAAAAGCCTGGCTGTGCACATCCAACAGCTTAATCTGATTTAGCCCCTTTCCTTGAATAAATGCTGCATTTACTGTAAAGGAAATACtccaataaaacatgtttaacccCTAAAGAAGATGGTTTTCCATCAGCAACATGTGGCCCAAAATATGTTGTTGACTCAGATAAATGAATGCAATATCCCAAGTCATCCCTGTGTTAACGAGACAGAGAAAATGGGAAATTGAACAGAGGACCCCGTGCTGAGATGATGTATGGCATCTGATCCTGCTAATTGCAGCCTAAGCGATTCTGCTGCGTTAATTGGAGAAATGTATCACATTGATAGTGCGCAAAGAAGATGAGAAGTTTGCCAAACTTTCTAAAAGAAGGAGAAAGTGGAGGGGCACTCACATGAAGGCATGGTAGATGAACGCCCATCCTCTCGGTCTCTCCAGCACGTTGTAGAGACAGTTCTGCAACTTTCGGAAGCGCTTACTGGAGGCGGACGCGCTGGCGCGGGGTCCGGGCGGCCCCGGGAGCGGGGTCCCCAGCAGCCCCGTGCGGTGGGACGGGGGTCCGCGCTCCGGGGTGGACGGCTCGCTCCTCTCCGTCTGCACGGCGGTGAGCGCCACGAATTCGACGCGCCTGTCGTCGTTCGGAGCCGGTGGAACGAGCATTCTGACGCCGCCGTTGTTGGATGGACTTGCCAGCATAGTCAGGCTGCATAGGAGTGGAGGCTTGTGGCGGGAGCGCACGGCGCACTTCTGAGCATAGTCCGGGTTTGTTTGGGGTTTGatgaaatgtacaaaaaatgagcatttaCACCATTTTATCCCCAGAAATTATCTATAATCGTGTCCAAAAAAGAGTAAATGGATAGTTAGGTGCGCCGAGACGTGACCTCCACTGACCATAGCTGAGAGTCAGGTGTGCGGAGCGCAGACGGAGCGCAGACTTCGGAGCAGCATCACTTTAGTCTGAACAGGAATGGTGCGTTCTGGTGCGTGAGGCTTTGTCCGTGGACCCGGTTCGGTCCCTGATTCGGTATGAGCCTCCCCACAGCAGCCGCTGTCATCACCCCCCTCTCCCTCCCAGCGCGCGCGCGCGCCTCTGGACCAGCGCTGCTGCTGCGCTCCCTCCAGCAGGCGGGGCGCACAGAGCGCGCGGGGCGCACAGTCATCGCTGATGTTCAAAGCCATCACAGAGCAGCACTTtcataataatcataataataaacaataaaaatgaaggtttcCACTATCGAGGTGCGGGTGGAGTTCTTGGAGGCTTTAGGAACAGGTTTTTGAAgctttccaggaaaaaaaaaaacacaactcttCCTGGAGAACTCATCAACAACTAACGTTCCACATCAtccttttcttttgtaaatccctctaaaatattgttttaagtttaacttcaaacaaaaaagctacTTTTAGAAACGTGTTCTGAAATGAGGCTTGAAGCTGCGGGAGCTGTGGAGCAGCAGAAACAGGTGTTGGGACACAGCCTTTCTAAATCCATGCCTGTGACACACAGATGCTTGTGAATATGACACAAACATGAGGTTATGAGGCACAGCTTTGCTCAGAGAGCTCGTTCTTACCCCCAAACATCAAATAAAGTCAGTTAAAACCTgtttatttaatcaatatttatagttttaggactttgaaataaaagtgaaaagatTTAGCTCATTGAACTTGTTACTAACTTTTACATTCTGGCTGAAATATTatgttttgctgcagaaaatgtgacttttggTACATTTCTGAAGCAGCATGTTTTGTTTCCTCTTCTGCAGGTTGGTCACGAGCTCCTCTGTGGTTTCATGCAAACATGGAGTGACATTTGGGAATGCAGCGGTGAGCTTTCACAAGGCCCAAATCTAGACATTATTCCCACGGCTCCCCGTCCTTACATAATGCAACACGGCTAATCCCTGACTCTTTATTTAGCTCCACATTCTGTGCATTGACTGACGGAGTCATTGGTGGAACCAGCAGTCAACACCTTCAGCTCCGAGCAGACAACTCACTCCTGAGGGGGAATCCTTTAAATACACTTTaggtctggaaaaaaaaaaaacttttcaaattaaGATTTGACAGATTgtctattttttccaaataaactttgttatttagaatatttttacaacttttgatTGAATTTCTTGGAATTTTTTAacaggtttaaaacaaaaaaatcaaagaaaattatgtttgtttctttttgtgtgtttttttatcaacacaaaagtgtttgtttgttcagaGAATGGACCAGAAACAGCAGACATTGTCAAAAATGTCacatattaaaacaaacttttaaaatggaagaatgtattgatttaatgaacaaaatcaatcaatcacaatttttctttcatttgtgagACGATTATATTGatttaagaatgtttttccTCATGGTTGTCTGTCCTCGTTCCCATTCATGAATAGATTTCTGAGCATACATTCTCTTTTGTCCTACAACACATGctcttgtgtttttctctgtctttttccATTAATCCCAGAGCCAGAAGTCTGTCATTTTGGTGTCTCCTTTCTATTCAGCACCAGAATTTacttcaaaaaaacttttataaaagtctctcaatcaatttaaaaaaaaaaaaaaggctgatcggaactgatttttaaaataaaaaatccaaacttgACAGTATTTTTAGAAACGTTTTGTTTGGTgttacttgtttttttagtgtagGGCCTTGAGAAACCACAGTTGTAAACTAAACATTATAAATGGagtggtaatgctatattttcCCAGTTTTAATGTCCATTCCCGCTGAATAAAAGATTCTAGGAATGATGCGTCTCAGGTTATTCCTTCTCTTTGAAATTGGAGACCAGCAGATAAAGCagatatgtgattttttttatcattttagaaaaaaaaataaggagtAAATATGTCACTCTACTCGAGAAaccctttttattttagtagacGATGCTCATTTGATCCCAGATTTACCTTTTAGTTGTagattttttagctaataatgttagatttagttttttatagatttattttgttttatctcttCCATAATGAcaattttgcttattttttttaacttaatatagtttatttgatgtatttctcatttataaaggcatttttattttgaaataattcaaaaagtttgttttaataatcaattcataaatgaaaataagCCTAAATCTCTTATTTTGACAGTCAAAATGTCTGAATGAAGCAGCTGCTCTGGTCTCGCCTCGATGGATGACCTTCTGCATTCATCCAGAACACAGGCACATAATATCTGCAAATGTTTAACCCACTTTTCTAACTTATTAAATGGTTTAAACTGTtacaaaatatgtcaaaagtTTACTTATTAAatgaattttctgtttgtttaactCCAAGTCAGGTGAAATCGTCCTCATGGTGGACTCTCCTTCTCCCTGGGTGAGTCCAGGCCAGGTGACGGCCCTCTGACAGGGGTGTTGATGGTACGCTCCAGAATCAGTTTGTTCTCTCTGGAGTCAAACATCTACATTTCATTGTGTCAAAGCCACACACTTTCTATTACAGTACCCTGCTGTAATCCAGCAATCAACACGTCCGACCTGGACGGAGCATCTGGACAGCTGAGCGCGGTCAGAGGGTGGAGTGTGGAGCCACAGGCCAACAGACAAAACAAACGCTCTTGTACACACATTTAGAGACCCTCATCAGCAGCTCTTCTCTGAGGGTGGAATTACAGCACCGAGTGACCCAGAGGAGGTGTAAGGAGGCGGCTGCTCCGCTAACACCACCTCCCCTGTGCTGTGCTTTTGGCCAGCACGACCCGAGCATTCACTCACGGCCTGCCGAGCCCGTTGAGCCTCCGGAGTGGACGGCTTACTCCAGGAATCTATGGGAACTTAAAAATACTCTCATCAGCAATTGTGCGTTACACAGTGCTTTGAtggaccccccctccccccacaacCACCCTTTTATTTCCTTCGGACGTTTACTTAATGGTTTATCCCAGACCGCAGACATGTTTGTCTTCATTTAATCTCTGCGCTTCATCTTTAGCACAGATCTTCCTTGATAGAAAACCACAGCGGAATAAGGGAAACACAAGGCGGGATGTGTGGTTGACAAGATCCCACATTGCTGCCGCCATCCCATAGATGTTTGCAGTTTTTCCGTTTGCTAATCCACCCTTACAAGTGGAACCAGGACCAGCAGGGCTCCTGTGAGTGGCCCATTCAGGACCGGTCAAAAGGTCTTTTGTGAGGCTCCTGCAGGACTGACTGTGCAGGATTGAAGGAAGGCTCCTTACAGGAAAAGTGTAGACagtcagtaaaaaaagaaaaggtgaaaGGGACTGCAGTCCAGACATTTCCTCACCTTCGTtccaaaaacaagaatatagactgagctgtaaaaacaaatatcccCAGAGGAGTTTAAGAGAAATGGTCTGCTTTCCTAACAATGCACAACTGAGCTCCTTCTAGATAAGAAATTCATGTTTAAAGAAATATCCTAAAAGTTACAGCTGGTCAAAACAAAATCCACAGTTTGATAGTGATTTAAAGAAACTTCTGGATCAAACTTGACCCTCATCAAAGTAGAGAGTTGACTCTTCTTACAGGATTACCAGACATCTTGGTTTAACCGGCCAATGATGAGGCCCTGAAGCCGGACCGGAGTCCAGGCAGTCAGTTCTAGTTCATTGGGTCAAAAGTGCCTTAATCCCAACCAAATGAGCGGACAGGGAAAATCTCACCACCTAATCCTTTTCACGCTCGAGTtccaatccacaaaaaatgCAGAATCCTTTGATTAATGCGGTTTTTGTTCATTGACGAAGGCGGAGAAGAAAAGAAACTCCAGGTTGACTTGTGTTTACTCAGGGTCTAAAGTCCCGCTCAGATGAAAATCGATAAAAAtcttcaatgaaaatcatgttgaAAATTGAGTTCttaaacatgtatgtgtggcatttttcttatgaaagagaacaaatcgGAGGAAGTTTGGTCCATGAagttcttcacttcctcgtcaagctgacatccagctcaaaaTGATCCGGCTGGACATCACTGATaatgcttgacatttttatgtagcagcggtgaagactTACGCTAGCGATACACAGACCTATGATAATCAGGggaatcaggggcggagctgctcagctccaaaagccacgcccccttaaaagagattttggaaacagaggcttcagatcaacaggaaaaatggcttttaaaaacatttaggctgtgggattttggttaaaaacgtcctaatcataattaaaacactactgggaatgttttttaaaataaaaaaatgtcacagggGGACTTCAATTGAAGCATGTGATCCTGCCTGGGACATTTTATGGTTAAAGAAGTTACAGAGAGATAGGGAGAGCGACACCTATTAGGATGAAACGTTTAAATTCCATTCactttttggtctattttcaaatcattcccagtgattttttaaattacgatTAGTCTGTCTCGCCCCAGGTGTAAATATTTCCAGCTTTGACCCCAAATTACTATTTTTCTACTCCACTATTCATCTCCCATACCATAACTGTTTCTTCTCTTGAATATCCAAGTCCTGGAAAAGGAATGCAAAAGGCCCAAGAACTTGTGACTTTATTGAAAACACCTTCTTCCCGTGGTGGCATGTTAAGCTTTTCCGTCCTCAGAAAGCTGTGAGGAATGAGATTAGCAGGAGCTCATGTAGGTGCAACCTTGATGGATTATGTTTCCAATAAACAGCTGCAGGTCCGTCCACTACAGATATAGAAATCCTGTTAAAATTGTTTCACAACTGAGATTTACAAGGAACGGTGTGGTGCTGCCCTCTTCTGGACATTTGAGAAAGCAACAagtctggtgttttttttaattctcagtagaataaatatgtttttaaaagtcagaaattgaaaaattgagtttttttaaaacaactttcatggtttaatttttttttccccacaaacagaatcattttacaaaaattgaacatttaaaaacaaaattgtaccAATCTATTGCATGCCATGCCGGCAATATAAACTACATGCAAAACAATTATAATAACCAtcactgtcaaaaaaaataaaataaaataaaataaaaaaaatcgaaCCATTGTCGATCAAAAAGGgggcaataaaaaaagaaaaaaaaattttctacATCTTAAAGAAGTTTGTAGTTAAGACTGAGACGACTGTgtaaaaacacagacagaatggaGGCGCTCTACTCCAGAGCCTGATTGAAACAGTCAGGATGGAGGGGCAACTAGGAGGGGCAAGTGCTTTAAGCACACACAACCACATACACAAGTGATACAAACACACTTTGAAgccctttaaaagaaaatcctgCTTCATAGTTAGCACGAAAAAAGGAACTTAAACTGAAATGATCCAACCTTCTAACCCCCGTCAAGATCTCCGAGATGGAGATCCTAAGAAGAAATATTTGAGGTATATGGCTTCATTTCAACATTTACTAGGACAAAAGAAATTTGTTCGAGaggaaaagcaaacattttcataaatacgatggtaaaaaaaacacagacccACAAAGGAAAGGGTCAGCtgtaatttctgatttttttatagattAACTGACTGTCAGGGAGGAGCACTTCCTTCATGTGATGTGTCAAAAGTGTTAAAAAGTGTACGATATTCAAGCaagaccttttattttgaaagagtcaAAGAGTGTCCCTTTGGTTTTGGAAGTCtgtatccatttttttttttttagaaaattacaggTCTCTCATCTGAATCAgcagtgttttaaaaaacacgAGAGCATCCCTTCTTGGTGACGTGAGCTGGCTTCACATGGGCTGGTGTGGATGTGGGAGACGTGAGGAGGCGGCGGAGGAGGCGGGATCTTGTTTACTCGGCGCTGACCTGTGTGACCTGCGCGTCAGCTGTCTGGCTGGTGGACTGAATAAACATAGGTTGAGTCAGCTCCTGCCCGGCTGGCATCGTCACTTGCTGGATCTGGTACAATTGCTGAGAATAAGAGAGGAGGACACGTTGAAGGTCATGTAGACTGGAAAAAACCAAATCTCTACTGTAAATTGCTCTGAAATTATATGTTCAAACAGATTTTATGATGTAAttccacattttatttgaattatttaaacttttcaatGTTAGTTTGAACAGAGCATCAAATGTAAGCTGTTACCTGTCCATCAGTAAACTGGCTGAACTGCTGCTGTCCTTGCTGCACCTCGGCCTGTGTAATCTACAATGACAAAGACATATCCGTATAGATCATAGTTGTCGGGTACACGAGGCGTTTTCCTCGTCATCGCACTAACCTGCTGGGTGTTTGCGAGAGTCTGGATCTGTCCCTGCACCACTTGCGCTCCAGACACAGGCTGGGCCAGACGGATGTATTGCAGCTGGCCTGTGTTTAGCTGCACCTGCAGGCAGTGAACAGATGGGGGAGACAGTTCAGCTTGAAGGAAAGGTCATTCCCCCCTCAGAGGACACAGCCATTTTCCAACGCTGGACAACACTATCCCTCCCCCAAGTATTCCCAAAATGTCACTTATTTACAGATAATgattaaagtttgagttaattaaacacaaaatgctacaaattgcattaaaaataatcaaatctgGTGGCATTAGtatcctatttattttttggtttaacaCAAACGGCTTCTTTGTGCGTCGTACCGGGATTTGCTGGATCTCTCCCGTGTTGGTGATGATCTGCTGCATGACCTGCATGGTCTGGCCTTGCGCCTGCGCAGACTGGGTTTGACcctgagcagctgcagcagcctgGACGATCTGCACCTGCTGGCCTTCACCCACCTGCATGGCAACAGGTGCGCTCTAGTGacacaaaaagagagaaaaaaaatacaatttattctaagggaaacacacatttttcacacAACTTTAACCCTCAGATTGTGTTTGGgtcattttcacacttgaaaaGGGAACACAATTCTAAGAACATTTTTGGAGTCCCGTTTGCTTCCAGGAATGACCAGCGGATGTCATGTCACACCTGCAGACCTCCGTCACCTGAGCAGGTCAGGATGTGTTCAGCCATCTGCTGCCTGACATGAAATGGACAAACGTGCATCTTTTCAAGCATCTGTTTAATTTTGGCAAACAATCTAGATTTCAATTAAACTTCAACTTACTTAGGTGTCTTTGAGAATATAAAAACTAATTGAATCTCaagtgttttaatgaaaaaggaAAGTGCTTTAAAGCCCTAATCTTTCCCCGCAGGGAGGCCTCGGCTACAGTGAATGCAGAAGGATGTGCTTTTACCGTGATGGGGGTGCCTTGTGACTGAACCTGCACCTGCTGTAACTGCTGCATGGTGGCACCTTGCAACATCTGACGGCCGACAGAACAGGATGAGAGAGAGACACGCAGTGAGAGAGCAGCGGCTGCAACAAACccacacaaaatgtaaagcaCCAGCTCTGCATGCgagtgtgaaaaaaataaaggaatgcAAAGCCTTCAGCAACAGACATCAAGCAGCTAAGAAAGTAAAAGCAAAGGTTTGGAATTAATTGTGGGGAtgagataaaacagaaaatgatataatccagaaatgtttaattttaagtgattttttttatttttgtcaggaAGTCTGAGCTTTTGACTGATAATTAATAGTAAAGATTTactatattattataaaaaatatagattttaattcaaaattttgAAGGAAACAGGAAATATATGCTATTAGAGgtgagtttttgtgattttgccgttttgaaaaatgttcttgtggcatattTCTGATGACATATATTAgataattaaagtttttgagtatttatttcttcaaaacGTGAATGAGAAGCAGATGcaaaaatcctgtttaaaaaagcttgtaggtatGACAAAAAAGCTACAACGAGCAGGTCACTccctgctcgccatttttgttagtCCTCTAACGATAGGTTGGCATTGTAAGCGaaagaaagtgtaaacagatggattacGGGATGTGAAGGAGGGCTTACTCCAATAAACTACTGAAgatttgcagaaaataagtcCTAGAAATGACAGGTATTttgattttgccaaaaaaaacacaacataatcataattaaaagaccactggaaacgctcttaaaatagatcaaaagatgatcggagtgggactgtTTAAAAAGGGTTCAACAATCCTGAGAATGTATCATGTCAATGACATTCCTCCTGCAAGGCTAAacattacatattttaaattttctaataatttcagCCCTCGGAGTTGGAAATCAGCacataataaagttttttttctattgcaaaCTTGATCAAACTATGTGAATTTATCAATTTGCAATATCAGCAAATTGCCAAAGACGATGTGAACGACAATAAATGGTTACCTTTGATTTTTTACACACGTGCTAATACAATGTCATGGCTGCATATAGAGTTCTTTACTCgtttgaccaatcggatgcaATCTTTTCACGTTTGATGCCGCCTCCTATTCAGACGAGGATCACTTTGagtacattttaaacttttatttaaataaaagagttGCAGTGAAATCAAAATGACgttttagctgttttgctattttttctaaatgtattggAAGTCATATCATGATTTTAATCACTCATATCGCACATTTTCCTCAGCCCTAATTATTGGCGATTTCaacatttgattttgttgttgtgtttaatAGTGAACGGCATAGAGTTAGTGTCATAGTGTGATATGGGGGGTGACTGCAGCAGCGGTTGCAGGACGGTGAATCACACCGGGTCTAAGCGACTATGACAGCTCAGCTAAAGGCAGCCTGCTGAAGCAGCATGAAGCAGCACGAGCAGCGACACAGAAAGCATCTGAAGCAGGAAAATGAAGGATTGCAAGGACAAACAATCGGAAGCTGCTCCCGAAAATGAATCCTCATTATCTTTGGGGAAATTGATAACTCTGTCACTGAGATGGGGAAATAAAGTTCCCAATAGTCTTTGTGGAAGTTTGTTTGGAGGTTTTGAGTGTTAGAAGCGGAACTCAATGAACAAATAATTCcagcttttgtgtgttttagctgttttttgtgtttctaaaatgtcaaaGACTCAGCAGTTTTAACTGTCTTTAGTGAACGGCTggattagaaaaacaaaagaataaaaatgatttagcttttttaacattcaagGAGCGTTCGATTCCAAAAACCGGAACCGACTGCTACCAATGTGCTTGAAGTGACCGTATTCTTTCTCTTGTCCTCCCCCCTCTTTGCAGGAGTTACCTGGCCCTGCTGCGGCTGCGTGATGATGATCTGTCCAGGCTGGATGGTGGTCGGCGTCTGCGTGCCGGGCTGCTGGCCCTGCTGGGCACCTTGAACCTGCACGGCTCCAGGCTGCTGGGCCAACGTGAAGTAGTACTGCACCGGCTCTGCTGGGGCGACTGACTGACGCATCTCCTCCTGACGgtgtcacacaaacacacgcctATCACTTCATACatctccatgaattatttttgcaGGTGTAATGGTAGAGCTGCTCTGATAAATAACTGATGGGTTCTGTCTGGGGTGGGGTAACGTAATCCTGATGCCAGATCCAGCAGAAGAATCAAACTGGCAGATCTGAAGAAATGTCTCTTTAAAAAGGAGTTCTAACTAGAatcattttgaatgattttatttgtaatgaaAGCAATAATACAATGAACTAAACTCATGCTAGGTATTCTCTTACTTCCTGTATTTTGAGTTTGCTGTCGATCGCCAACACTTTCTTGTCGGTTACCTTTATGGTTCCGTTTCATACTGGGAAAGACTTTCTCTTAAAGAAGTTTCTCCATCCCCAGAAGCGTAAACACCCCTCTCCCAGCTCCATGACAACACAGCTGAGAGTGTAGGATGTTTACATGCCTGGAGACAGTCTGCTAGACAACAAATTTACATTTCCATTGGATTTACAGCCTTGTTTTTTAGAAGTTGTATCGACGGACTAATGAGTTTTGCAGCAAATATAGGATTCCTGTTGGTGGTTTGTGGCAATAAGATGATGCAAACATCCGACTGAAAGCCCACACTGACAAAATCCCAGCTTCCAGTCAAGGATGTTTACAGCATCTCCACATTGCCAATGTGTTAAACGCATCAGCACATCCTCGTGTTTTCAGaaaacccttcaaaataagagctttaaTGAGAGTGCTACCTGTCGTTTAGGGGGCTTTAGGTCGTCCCGGGGCACGATGTCGATCAGGAAATCAAACTGGTCGAACTTTGTTATTGCCATGGCAATATCGTTCCTCtgtaaggaataaaaaaataaaacaccacttACACAAGGTTATTactttataatgttaattctgtACATTCAACTGTTAATTTTAAGAATCctaacatttaatcaataaaaagtatttttatgcaACAATTTAGTGCATTACAATATTCAATGACATTTTAgtaattttaagtaaaaaaaaaaaaaaaaaaaagaaagttaataaTAAATCAAGATGTCACCAAAGCAAGTTAATGAAATGTTtgactactaaaataaaaagtcatctttttcacttgtttttataACTTCTATGCAACTTTCtcttgctaaaataaaaggaaaacttcAACATAAAAGTAGACTGGCTTTCCCTCACTACCTGGA contains:
- the nfyc gene encoding nuclear transcription factor Y subunit gamma isoform X1, whose translation is MSADGFGAGVSDAQQTLQSFWPRVMEEIRNLTLKDFRVQELPLARIKKIMKLDEDVKMISAEAPVLFAKAAQIFITELTLRAWIHTEDNKRRTLQRNDIAMAITKFDQFDFLIDIVPRDDLKPPKRQEEMRQSVAPAEPVQYYFTLAQQPGAVQVQGAQQGQQPGTQTPTTIQPGQIIITQPQQGQMLQGATMQQLQQVQVQSQGTPITSAPVAMQVGEGQQVQIVQAAAAAQGQTQSAQAQGQTMQVMQQIITNTGEIQQIPVQLNTGQLQYIRLAQPVSGAQVVQGQIQTLANTQQITQAEVQQGQQQFSQFTDGQQLYQIQQVTMPAGQELTQPMFIQSTSQTADAQVTQVSAE
- the nfyc gene encoding nuclear transcription factor Y subunit gamma isoform X3; the protein is MSADGFGAGVSDAQQTLQSFWPRVMEEIRNLTLKDFRVQELPLARIKKIMKLDEDVKMISAEAPVLFAKAAQIFITELTLRAWIHTEDNKRRTLQRNDIAMAITKFDQFDFLIDIVPRDDLKPPKRQEEMRQSVAPAEPVQYYFTLAQQPGAVQVQGAQQGQQPGTQTPTTIQPGQIIITQPQQGQSAPVAMQVGEGQQVQIVQAAAAAQGQTQSAQAQGQTMQVMQQIITNTGEIQQIPVQLNTGQLQYIRLAQPVSGAQVVQGQIQTLANTQQITQAEVQQGQQQFSQFTDGQQLYQIQQVTMPAGQELTQPMFIQSTSQTADAQVTQVSAE
- the nfyc gene encoding nuclear transcription factor Y subunit gamma isoform X4, with the protein product MSADGFGAGVSDAQQTLQSFWPRVMEEIRNLTLDFRVQELPLARIKKIMKLDEDVKMISAEAPVLFAKAAQIFITELTLRAWIHTEDNKRRTLQRNDIAMAITKFDQFDFLIDIVPRDDLKPPKRQEEMRQSVAPAEPVQYYFTLAQQPGAVQVQGAQQGQQPGTQTPTTIQPGQIIITQPQQGQSAPVAMQVGEGQQVQIVQAAAAAQGQTQSAQAQGQTMQVMQQIITNTGEIQQIPVQLNTGQLQYIRLAQPVSGAQVVQGQIQTLANTQQITQAEVQQGQQQFSQFTDGQQLYQIQQVTMPAGQELTQPMFIQSTSQTADAQVTQVSAE
- the nfyc gene encoding nuclear transcription factor Y subunit gamma isoform X2 encodes the protein MSADGFGAGVSDAQQTLQSFWPRVMEEIRNLTLDFRVQELPLARIKKIMKLDEDVKMISAEAPVLFAKAAQIFITELTLRAWIHTEDNKRRTLQRNDIAMAITKFDQFDFLIDIVPRDDLKPPKRQEEMRQSVAPAEPVQYYFTLAQQPGAVQVQGAQQGQQPGTQTPTTIQPGQIIITQPQQGQMLQGATMQQLQQVQVQSQGTPITSAPVAMQVGEGQQVQIVQAAAAAQGQTQSAQAQGQTMQVMQQIITNTGEIQQIPVQLNTGQLQYIRLAQPVSGAQVVQGQIQTLANTQQITQAEVQQGQQQFSQFTDGQQLYQIQQVTMPAGQELTQPMFIQSTSQTADAQVTQVSAE